From the Octadecabacter antarcticus 307 genome, one window contains:
- a CDS encoding glycosyltransferase family 2 protein: MAKHQFTILSMMKDEGHSLVEWVAYHKHVGFDNICVYTNDCSDGTDDMLIRLQELGWVQHFENDVPEGKKPQPNALTLASQNEEVVDSEWILTMDADEFVSIKVGRGWISDLIERIDPVADAIAITWRFFGSDNITDWNPGLVIENYTHAAPDMFKKGWGVKTMFKPFRDMKMGIHRPHIKKAKKEPANAKLLFDQLWLNGSGDPMPDEFSLSGWRSTKPTLGYGMVELNHYGVKSFEAYLLRRVRGNVNNKEGKYDAAYFALFDRNEQENMNVLRHARGVKRRMAQILSDPIMRDLQDKALEFHAARVEMLRASGEYDTWISNLKEASEVPLDKLDEVLFVQHLPKEWQLKVKELQGAGISDKRIAKMISQTQTAKKGDTRKALLESAGENAEEKLDSHQLRDRKSKGDTLENPFMNTRAAAGLGVPLANERTQKIALAAQAADPADPSSAKLMEKAAVAKRVMAKHTATIDLKQPSPSMNKIVEEATLDESTTIESPADTVPAPKVAPKKVAAKKPAARKTPAKKPRSKAAATKAVVSKTTTAKTAPAKKPAAKTSVAPKKATTK; the protein is encoded by the coding sequence ATGGCCAAACATCAGTTTACAATTTTGTCGATGATGAAAGATGAGGGTCATTCGCTTGTAGAGTGGGTCGCCTATCACAAACATGTCGGCTTTGATAATATCTGTGTCTACACCAACGATTGCAGTGACGGGACGGATGACATGCTCATTCGTTTACAAGAATTGGGTTGGGTTCAGCATTTCGAAAACGATGTGCCGGAGGGCAAGAAACCCCAACCTAACGCCCTGACACTGGCCAGCCAAAACGAAGAAGTCGTGGATTCTGAATGGATCCTGACCATGGACGCGGACGAGTTTGTGTCCATCAAAGTTGGACGTGGCTGGATTAGCGATCTGATCGAACGGATCGATCCCGTGGCTGATGCCATCGCGATCACTTGGCGTTTCTTTGGCTCAGATAATATCACCGACTGGAACCCCGGCTTGGTGATTGAAAATTATACCCATGCGGCACCGGACATGTTCAAAAAGGGTTGGGGCGTCAAAACAATGTTCAAACCCTTCCGCGATATGAAGATGGGCATCCATCGACCCCACATTAAGAAAGCCAAGAAAGAGCCTGCGAATGCAAAGCTTTTGTTCGATCAACTCTGGCTCAACGGATCCGGTGATCCGATGCCAGACGAATTTTCGCTGTCCGGCTGGCGATCCACCAAGCCGACACTTGGCTACGGCATGGTTGAACTGAACCACTACGGCGTCAAATCGTTTGAAGCGTATTTGCTGCGCCGTGTGCGTGGCAACGTGAACAACAAAGAAGGCAAATATGACGCGGCTTATTTCGCGCTGTTCGACCGAAACGAACAAGAAAATATGAACGTTTTACGCCATGCGCGGGGCGTGAAACGTAGAATGGCCCAAATACTGTCCGACCCGATCATGCGCGACCTGCAAGACAAAGCGCTGGAATTTCACGCAGCCCGTGTTGAAATGCTGCGCGCGTCCGGTGAATACGACACTTGGATTAGCAATCTCAAAGAGGCATCAGAAGTTCCGCTTGATAAGCTGGACGAAGTTTTGTTCGTCCAGCACCTGCCCAAAGAATGGCAACTGAAGGTCAAGGAACTTCAGGGCGCGGGGATTTCCGACAAGAGGATCGCCAAGATGATTTCGCAAACTCAAACCGCCAAAAAGGGTGACACCCGCAAGGCGCTGCTTGAATCTGCGGGTGAAAACGCGGAAGAAAAGCTCGACTCACATCAGCTTAGGGATAGAAAATCCAAGGGCGACACCTTGGAAAATCCGTTCATGAACACGCGAGCGGCAGCGGGTCTCGGTGTGCCTTTGGCCAACGAGCGCACGCAAAAAATAGCACTTGCCGCGCAGGCCGCCGACCCCGCCGACCCAAGTAGCGCCAAGCTGATGGAGAAGGCAGCTGTCGCGAAACGGGTGATGGCCAAACACACCGCGACAATTGATCTGAAACAACCGTCGCCATCCATGAATAAAATAGTGGAAGAAGCCACGCTTGATGAGTCCACAACCATCGAAAGCCCTGCAGACACGGTCCCGGCCCCCAAAGTTGCACCAAAAAAGGTGGCCGCGAAGAAACCCGCCGCGCGCAAAACGCCCGCTAAAAAGCCGCGCTCCAAGGCCGCGGCGACGAAGGCGGTTGTATCAAAAACAACGACTGCAAAAACGGCTCCCGCAAAGAAACCGGCAGCCAAAACCTCGGTGGCCCCAAAGAAAGCGACAACAAAATGA
- a CDS encoding glycosyltransferase family 2 protein, whose amino-acid sequence MTKAPNAGRKVLVSTMKNEGPYLLEWLAYHKSIGIDEFCIFSNDCTDGTNLMLNRLDQMGVIKHFDNPLGPRMDPQRAAYSRANKMDWVKNADWVLIVDADEFLNIHVGNRSVDALIDACGAPDAISINWRLMGSQGQSKMSTDLVSERFTRGSSFDDPENGLVWGFKTLFRPAKFSFFGVHRPKFDKKVEVVDGMVTWTNAAGQPMGDRYLHKGWRGNQDNVTNKFAQVNHYAIKSREDFLLKRLRGTANSKNKDRIDMEYWDKYDINTHEDKTIPLDGVRAQMDDWLQDGDLAALTHACADCSQRVLDYQLTVAEFRTFIDTGHFAKMKEAT is encoded by the coding sequence ATGACCAAAGCCCCAAATGCGGGCCGCAAGGTCCTAGTGTCCACAATGAAAAACGAAGGCCCTTACCTGCTGGAATGGCTAGCCTATCATAAATCCATCGGCATCGATGAATTCTGTATATTTTCAAATGATTGCACCGATGGCACCAACCTGATGCTGAACCGGCTTGACCAGATGGGTGTTATCAAACATTTCGACAATCCGCTGGGCCCGCGCATGGACCCCCAACGCGCGGCCTATTCGCGAGCCAATAAAATGGATTGGGTCAAGAACGCCGACTGGGTGTTGATTGTGGACGCTGATGAATTCCTGAATATCCACGTAGGTAATCGATCTGTCGACGCGTTGATTGACGCCTGTGGTGCACCTGATGCGATTTCGATCAACTGGCGTTTGATGGGCAGCCAAGGCCAATCCAAAATGTCGACCGATTTGGTGAGCGAACGTTTCACCCGTGGATCCAGCTTCGACGATCCTGAGAACGGCCTAGTTTGGGGGTTCAAAACCCTGTTCCGCCCCGCCAAATTCAGCTTTTTCGGCGTACACCGCCCCAAATTCGATAAAAAAGTCGAAGTCGTTGATGGCATGGTCACTTGGACCAACGCCGCGGGGCAGCCAATGGGCGACAGATACCTGCACAAAGGCTGGCGCGGCAATCAGGACAACGTCACCAATAAATTTGCGCAAGTGAACCACTACGCGATTAAATCGCGCGAAGACTTCCTACTGAAACGTCTGCGCGGCACGGCCAATTCCAAGAACAAAGACCGTATCGACATGGAATATTGGGACAAATACGACATCAACACCCACGAGGATAAAACCATCCCGCTGGACGGTGTGCGCGCACAAATGGACGACTGGTTGCAAGACGGCGATCTTGCGGCACTGACGCATGCCTGCGCAGACTGTTCGCAACGGGTGCTGGACTACCAGCTCACCGTGGCGGAATTTCGCACGTTCATCGACACAGGGCATTTTGCAAAGATGAAGGAAGCGACGTAA
- a CDS encoding IS1595-like element ISOan10 family transposase, protein MPARWKNDKPMSRPAFDARFSDEEACSHYLAEHRWPEGFVCPSCGTCKGWPLKRNRATWECAGCARQTSVTAGTVMHSSHLPLRIWFLAAHIITSHSNGMSALQLQAQLGLGSYKTAWLLLQKLRRSMVNPDRNPLKDLVEIDETEIPFRSRHDPEDRPKGGRSPVGKMFVVCAVELSRDGHPRRIRMKHIPDGASKTLHGFIGQAVEPGAHVITDGWLGYENPPANTHEAKVVSGKKAHDILHWVHRVFSNLKTWAKGVFHGLRKCHLQRYLDEFVFRWNRRRHMRSAFDTLLGIGVGIGPATYRDFVEQRA, encoded by the coding sequence ATGCCAGCCAGATGGAAAAACGACAAACCCATGTCCCGCCCGGCGTTCGACGCCAGGTTTTCTGATGAGGAAGCGTGTTCGCATTATCTGGCGGAACATCGTTGGCCTGAGGGCTTTGTGTGTCCTTCCTGTGGCACCTGCAAGGGCTGGCCGTTAAAGCGAAATCGCGCGACTTGGGAATGTGCCGGTTGCGCACGGCAGACATCCGTGACGGCTGGCACGGTGATGCACAGCAGCCATTTGCCGTTGCGAATTTGGTTTCTTGCCGCGCACATCATCACCAGCCATTCCAACGGCATGTCAGCGCTGCAACTTCAGGCGCAACTTGGCCTTGGCAGCTACAAGACGGCGTGGCTCCTCTTGCAAAAGCTGCGGCGGTCGATGGTCAACCCTGACCGCAACCCCCTGAAAGACCTTGTCGAGATCGATGAAACAGAGATTCCGTTCCGGTCCCGGCATGATCCCGAGGACCGGCCAAAGGGTGGGCGGAGCCCGGTCGGAAAGATGTTTGTCGTCTGCGCCGTCGAGTTATCAAGAGACGGACATCCGCGCCGTATCAGGATGAAACACATTCCCGACGGCGCATCAAAGACGCTACACGGGTTCATTGGTCAGGCTGTAGAGCCTGGCGCTCACGTCATCACGGATGGCTGGCTAGGTTACGAAAATCCCCCTGCAAACACGCATGAGGCGAAGGTCGTCAGCGGCAAGAAGGCACATGACATACTCCACTGGGTCCACCGCGTGTTCTCCAACCTAAAAACGTGGGCAAAAGGCGTCTTCCACGGCCTCAGAAAATGCCATCTGCAACGCTATCTCGACGAATTTGTGTTCCGCTGGAACCGACGGCGACACATGCGAAGCGCCTTCGACACGCTGCTGGGGATCGGTGTTGGTATTGGCCCAGCGACATATCGTGATTTTGTTGAACAGCGCGCCTGA
- a CDS encoding glycosyltransferase family 2 protein — MIGINDMIVFSNDCTDGTDIIPERLDELGIVRHLTNPSVFNKKSHHHWQVIRYVNTPARLKRSDWVVNFDVDEFICINVGDGTLHDLFSAVDGANVITMSQQDFGSCGLNTYYDKLVIGQFEYGCNYFGSYNVKEEKRGTKTLTHKSANASYFANHSPNIEKQNLAGVKYVNGSGVPLDKKMLCEDVKSLLAPDFGFDLVQLNHYAIKGLSPLLRRHLM, encoded by the coding sequence TTGATCGGCATCAACGACATGATCGTTTTCAGCAACGATTGCACGGACGGGACCGATATAATACCGGAACGTCTGGATGAATTAGGAATCGTGCGGCATTTAACAAACCCTTCTGTTTTTAACAAAAAATCGCACCACCATTGGCAGGTAATACGTTATGTGAACACGCCGGCGCGCCTGAAAAGGTCTGATTGGGTGGTGAACTTTGATGTGGATGAATTTATTTGTATAAATGTCGGTGACGGAACATTGCACGATTTATTTTCGGCTGTGGACGGTGCGAACGTCATCACAATGAGCCAACAGGATTTTGGATCATGCGGTCTGAACACGTATTATGATAAATTGGTGATCGGCCAGTTTGAATATGGCTGTAACTATTTCGGTAGTTACAACGTCAAAGAGGAGAAGCGCGGCACAAAGACACTAACCCATAAATCCGCAAATGCGTCATACTTTGCCAATCATTCGCCTAACATAGAGAAACAGAACCTAGCTGGTGTTAAATATGTAAATGGCAGCGGTGTTCCTTTAGACAAAAAAATGCTGTGCGAAGATGTAAAATCGCTTTTAGCGCCTGATTTTGGGTTCGATCTGGTGCAGTTGAACCATTATGCGATCAAAGGCTTATCCCCTTTGCTCCGGCGGCACCTGATGTAG
- a CDS encoding sarcosine oxidase subunit gamma, whose protein sequence is MSDLAQVTRVAACGMITLRGDLGSAKLTKAVKAVTGQAMPTSGQFLGDATSGVAWMSPDELLLVVPYADVAQNVAQIDKVLVGHHYLAVDVSDARAVFNVSGVRARDVLARLCPVDLHPDSFGVGQFRRTRMAQVAAAFWMHDTGFEVVCFQSVGHYAQDLLAQAAKNATGTGFYAPDM, encoded by the coding sequence ATGTCTGATTTGGCGCAGGTAACACGCGTTGCGGCGTGTGGAATGATCACGCTTCGCGGCGATTTGGGCAGTGCGAAGCTGACCAAAGCAGTCAAGGCTGTGACAGGGCAAGCAATGCCAACGTCGGGGCAGTTTTTGGGCGACGCGACGTCAGGTGTGGCGTGGATGTCGCCAGATGAATTACTGTTGGTTGTGCCCTATGCTGACGTGGCACAAAACGTGGCGCAGATTGATAAGGTATTGGTAGGGCATCACTATCTGGCTGTTGATGTGTCCGATGCACGGGCAGTGTTTAACGTTTCGGGTGTGCGCGCGCGCGATGTTTTGGCGCGGCTTTGCCCCGTCGATTTACACCCTGATAGCTTTGGCGTTGGGCAATTCCGGCGGACCCGCATGGCGCAGGTCGCTGCGGCATTCTGGATGCACGACACAGGTTTTGAAGTGGTGTGCTTCCAGTCGGTTGGGCATTACGCGCAAGATCTTTTGGCGCAGGCCGCCAAAAACGCGACGGGAACCGGATTTTACGCCCCCGATATGTGA
- a CDS encoding sarcosine oxidase subunit alpha family protein yields MSTRLGKTVFEGGRLVDRERTVSFTFNGKTMHGFEGDTLASALLANDQMLVGRSFKYHRPRGIVASGAEEPNGLVNLGVGGHFEPNQRVTTQDLFDGLTATSQNHWPSLGFDVGAVNAKLARFMPAGFYYKMFIHPRPMWKHVYEPIIRHAAGLGKAPKDRDADIYEHFYAHVDVMVVGGGIAGLSAALAAGRAGARVLLVEQTAHWGGRAPVDGAQIDGLDADTWVKDALQAIDKMDNVTVVARCMGAGVYDHGYALAYERLTDHLSEKTGPRHRLWRIRARQIVTATGAIERPLSFAGNDIPGVMLASAVRDYAVNFGTSVGDRTVVVTNNDDAYRTAIAMKQAGLDVPVIIDARMVAGPLASQAAALGIRILYGKAISSVHGGKRVTGVAICSQAGEDGGVLEEIDCDVVAMSGGWSPVVHLWSHCGGKLIWDEGHSHFRPDPSRPPLGADGTGFVSTAGIAHGAMTTRDCLAGGHDAGAAAAKLAGATGKAGKASKGDAPEEAAMMPVWIMPQGAGYKLRSKMWLDYQNDVKVSDVQLAAQEGYESVEHTKRYTTLGMATDQGKLSNINGLAVLSDALGQAIPATGTTTYRPPYTPISLGSIGGEARGDLFQPVRKTPMHEWSDKNGAYWEPVGQWRRVYTYQRGEESIEDAVNREVKNTRENLGLLDASTLGKLIVKGSDAGKFLDMMYTNMMSTLPIGKCRYGLMCGENGFLSDDGVVARIDDNTWLCHTTTGGADTVHAHMEEWLQTEWWDWDVYVANVTEQYAQVAVVGPNARNVLEKLGGMDLSAEALPFMQWRDGMIGGFDCRAYRISFSGELSYEIAVKASEGAAFWEALFAAGQEFGVMPYGTECLHVLRAEKGFIMIGDETDGTVIPQDLGLSWAISKKKEDFLGKRGQLRSHMIDPNRWKLVGLESIDGSVIPDGAYAVADGENANGQRNTQGRITSTYYSANLERGIAMGLVKDGPDRMGEVITFPKIDGTGVQAKIVNAVFYDPTGEKQNV; encoded by the coding sequence ATGAGCACGCGTCTGGGAAAAACTGTTTTCGAGGGTGGGCGTCTGGTCGACCGCGAACGCACCGTAAGCTTCACGTTCAACGGCAAAACGATGCATGGGTTTGAAGGCGACACGCTTGCGTCGGCCCTGCTTGCCAATGATCAAATGCTGGTCGGTCGGTCGTTCAAATACCACCGTCCGCGCGGCATTGTGGCGTCTGGCGCTGAAGAGCCCAACGGTTTGGTTAATCTGGGCGTTGGTGGGCATTTTGAACCCAACCAACGGGTGACGACGCAGGATTTATTTGACGGGCTGACCGCGACATCGCAAAACCACTGGCCATCGTTGGGATTTGACGTGGGCGCTGTGAACGCCAAACTGGCGCGCTTTATGCCCGCTGGATTCTATTACAAAATGTTCATCCATCCGCGCCCGATGTGGAAGCACGTCTATGAACCGATCATTCGCCACGCCGCAGGTCTGGGCAAAGCCCCGAAAGATCGCGATGCGGATATCTACGAACATTTTTATGCCCATGTGGATGTGATGGTCGTTGGCGGCGGTATCGCGGGACTGTCTGCGGCATTGGCTGCGGGTCGTGCTGGTGCACGGGTTCTGTTGGTTGAACAAACCGCCCATTGGGGTGGTCGCGCGCCGGTTGATGGTGCCCAGATTGATGGGTTAGACGCGGATACATGGGTGAAAGACGCCCTGCAAGCGATTGATAAAATGGATAATGTCACGGTAGTGGCCCGCTGCATGGGCGCTGGTGTCTATGATCACGGCTATGCGTTGGCCTACGAACGTTTGACCGACCATTTGAGCGAAAAAACCGGACCCCGGCATCGGTTGTGGCGCATTCGTGCGCGTCAGATCGTGACTGCTACTGGTGCGATTGAACGGCCACTGTCATTCGCAGGAAACGATATTCCGGGCGTTATGCTGGCATCTGCGGTTCGCGATTATGCGGTAAATTTTGGCACGTCTGTTGGGGATCGCACCGTTGTTGTCACCAATAACGACGATGCCTACCGCACTGCGATTGCGATGAAACAGGCGGGGCTGGATGTTCCGGTGATCATTGACGCGCGCATGGTGGCTGGACCGCTGGCGAGCCAGGCAGCCGCACTTGGCATTCGAATTTTATACGGCAAAGCCATCAGTTCCGTTCACGGTGGCAAGCGCGTCACTGGCGTGGCGATCTGTTCGCAAGCGGGCGAGGACGGCGGTGTGTTGGAAGAAATCGACTGCGACGTCGTGGCGATGTCCGGCGGTTGGTCGCCTGTGGTGCACCTGTGGTCCCATTGCGGTGGTAAATTGATCTGGGACGAGGGGCATAGCCATTTCCGCCCCGATCCATCCCGCCCGCCTTTGGGCGCTGATGGCACCGGTTTTGTGTCAACTGCGGGCATTGCGCATGGCGCGATGACCACCCGTGATTGCCTTGCGGGTGGCCATGATGCGGGTGCTGCTGCAGCAAAGTTGGCGGGGGCCACGGGCAAGGCTGGCAAAGCATCCAAAGGCGACGCGCCAGAAGAGGCGGCGATGATGCCGGTCTGGATTATGCCACAGGGTGCTGGGTACAAATTACGCTCGAAGATGTGGCTGGATTATCAGAACGACGTCAAAGTCAGCGACGTGCAATTGGCCGCGCAAGAAGGCTATGAAAGCGTTGAACACACGAAACGTTATACCACGTTGGGCATGGCCACGGATCAAGGCAAGCTGAGTAATATCAACGGCTTGGCGGTGTTGTCGGATGCGCTAGGTCAGGCGATCCCTGCGACGGGCACGACGACGTATAGGCCGCCGTACACGCCTATTTCGCTGGGTTCCATTGGGGGCGAAGCACGTGGCGACTTGTTCCAGCCAGTGCGCAAAACACCGATGCATGAATGGTCCGACAAGAACGGGGCCTACTGGGAACCTGTGGGCCAGTGGCGTCGTGTCTACACCTATCAGCGCGGCGAGGAGAGCATCGAGGACGCGGTCAATCGTGAGGTCAAGAACACCCGCGAAAACCTTGGTCTGCTGGATGCATCTACGCTGGGTAAGCTGATTGTCAAAGGCTCCGATGCGGGCAAATTCCTTGATATGATGTACACCAACATGATGTCGACGCTGCCCATCGGAAAATGCCGCTACGGTTTGATGTGCGGTGAAAACGGGTTCCTGAGCGACGATGGTGTGGTTGCACGCATCGATGACAACACATGGCTGTGCCACACGACTACGGGAGGCGCGGACACGGTGCATGCGCATATGGAAGAATGGTTGCAAACCGAATGGTGGGACTGGGACGTCTACGTCGCCAATGTGACCGAGCAATACGCGCAGGTCGCGGTGGTTGGACCGAACGCACGCAATGTTCTGGAAAAGCTTGGAGGGATGGATTTGAGCGCTGAGGCGTTGCCGTTCATGCAATGGCGAGATGGGATGATTGGCGGCTTTGACTGCCGCGCTTATCGCATCTCGTTCTCTGGTGAATTGTCCTACGAAATCGCGGTGAAAGCCAGCGAAGGTGCTGCGTTCTGGGAGGCGCTGTTTGCGGCAGGGCAGGAGTTCGGCGTGATGCCCTACGGCACCGAGTGTCTGCACGTTTTGCGTGCTGAAAAGGGCTTTATCATGATTGGTGACGAGACGGATGGTACTGTCATTCCGCAAGACCTTGGGTTGTCATGGGCGATTTCCAAAAAGAAAGAAGACTTTTTGGGTAAGCGTGGCCAGTTGCGCAGTCACATGATTGATCCGAACCGCTGGAAACTGGTCGGGCTTGAAAGCATCGACGGGTCGGTCATTCCGGACGGGGCTTACGCCGTTGCGGATGGTGAAAATGCGAACGGGCAGCGCAATACACAAGGGCGCATCACGTCGACCTATTATTCCGCCAACTTGGAACGCGGTATCGCGATGGGCCTTGTGAAAGACGGACCAGATAGGATGGGTGAGGTGATTACCTTCCCGAAAATTGACGGCACCGGGGTGCAGGCGAAGATTGTGAATGCGGTTTTCTATGACCCAACCGGGGAGAAGCAGAATGTCTGA
- a CDS encoding sarcosine oxidase subunit delta, with protein MLIFECPYCGVHADETELHAGGEAHLKRFGPGSDDAAFEGYLFMRENPKGVHLERWRHSFGCGKWFHAARCTMTLEVFGTYSAQTLEPPKELVDKIKAKRPDWSWREFGGAAT; from the coding sequence ATGCTGATTTTTGAATGCCCCTATTGCGGGGTTCACGCCGACGAAACCGAACTGCATGCGGGCGGCGAAGCGCATTTGAAACGCTTTGGGCCGGGGTCGGACGACGCGGCCTTTGAGGGTTATCTGTTCATGCGCGAAAACCCGAAAGGGGTGCATCTGGAACGCTGGCGGCACAGCTTTGGCTGCGGCAAGTGGTTCCATGCGGCGCGCTGCACAATGACATTAGAGGTCTTTGGTACCTATTCAGCACAGACGTTGGAGCCACCCAAAGAGTTGGTGGATAAGATCAAAGCCAAGCGTCCCGATTGGAGCTGGCGCGAATTTGGGGGAGCAGCGACATGA
- a CDS encoding sarcosine oxidase subunit beta family protein, with product MRRFSAFAIAREATRYHSGWERHWRAPTPKKKYDVIIVGAGGHGLATAWHLGKHCGITNVAVIEKGWLGGGNTGRNTTIIRSNYLQDPSAAIYEKSRSLYETMSQDLNYNVMFSPRGVIMLAQTHHEVRGYQRTAHANALQGVTTEWINPARVKELCPIMNIEGPRYPVLGGLWQARGGTARHDAVAWGYARACSDMGMDIIQQCEVTNVRTQGGKVVGVDTTKGAIDCDKLGMVVAGHASTLAEMAGFRLPMESVALQALVSEPIKPCMDIVVMANTVHGYLSQSDKGEMVIGGGTDGFNNYTQRGSFHHVEETVRALNETFPILSRLKMLRQWGGIVDVTGDRSPILSKTPVEGVFVNCGWGTGGFKAIPGSGFAMAELMAKGASPLTDEFSMYRFREGKFIDESVAAGVAH from the coding sequence ATGCGCCGCTTTTCCGCCTTTGCCATCGCCCGCGAAGCGACACGTTATCATTCTGGCTGGGAGCGTCACTGGCGCGCCCCGACCCCAAAGAAGAAATACGACGTTATCATCGTCGGTGCCGGCGGGCATGGTCTGGCGACGGCGTGGCATCTGGGCAAGCATTGCGGCATCACCAATGTGGCGGTGATCGAAAAGGGCTGGCTGGGCGGCGGCAACACGGGGCGCAACACCACGATCATTCGTAGCAACTATTTGCAGGACCCATCGGCGGCGATTTATGAAAAGTCGCGCTCGCTTTATGAAACCATGTCGCAGGATTTGAACTACAACGTCATGTTTTCTCCGCGTGGCGTGATCATGCTGGCGCAAACCCACCACGAAGTGCGCGGTTACCAGCGCACAGCCCACGCCAACGCGTTGCAGGGGGTGACGACAGAATGGATCAACCCCGCGCGGGTTAAGGAATTGTGCCCAATTATGAACATCGAAGGGCCGCGTTATCCGGTTCTGGGTGGTCTGTGGCAGGCGCGTGGTGGCACAGCGCGCCATGATGCGGTGGCGTGGGGCTACGCGCGGGCGTGTTCTGATATGGGCATGGACATTATCCAGCAGTGCGAAGTGACGAATGTGCGCACGCAGGGCGGTAAGGTCGTCGGTGTCGACACCACCAAGGGCGCGATTGATTGTGATAAGCTTGGGATGGTTGTTGCGGGTCACGCCAGCACACTGGCTGAAATGGCGGGTTTCCGTCTGCCAATGGAAAGTGTCGCGTTGCAGGCGCTGGTGTCTGAACCAATCAAGCCCTGCATGGACATCGTTGTGATGGCCAACACGGTGCATGGCTATTTGTCCCAGTCCGACAAGGGCGAAATGGTCATCGGTGGCGGCACGGACGGGTTCAACAACTACACGCAGCGCGGATCGTTCCACCATGTTGAGGAAACCGTGCGGGCCCTGAATGAGACATTCCCGATTCTGAGCCGTCTGAAAATGCTGCGCCAATGGGGTGGTATTGTGGACGTCACTGGCGATCGCTCCCCGATCCTGTCTAAGACACCTGTTGAGGGCGTGTTTGTGAACTGTGGTTGGGGCACGGGTGGCTTTAAGGCGATTCCGGGGTCAGGGTTTGCGATGGCAGAACTGATGGCCAAAGGCGCGTCACCGTTGACGGATGAGTTTTCTATGTACCGGTTTAGGGAAGGTAAGTTTATTGACGAGAGCGTTGCGGCGGGGGTTGCGCATTGA
- the ccmI gene encoding c-type cytochrome biogenesis protein CcmI encodes MTFGIIIFWLICASVTALAIAAVLVPLRRDHVADATPDFGADTDIDIYRYQLDEVDRDLARGVLEVTEAERTRIEISRRLLHADANTRTATTDAPQIANRVVVRVLAAVIVLGAGGIYLQLGAPGYGDVPRAQRIADGEERRENRPSQQDAESANRETDAISQADVGTREILQALRGTAFERPYEVRAWAFLAQTEASIGNMQRAARAQERTIALLGGATVNPDYVRLLDFLVIGAQGYVSPEVEAITISLLQSDPDNTAGQYYAGLLYAQNDRPDRAFSFWRSVVEDGEQGTLYWNSAASQIADVAAQLGIDYALPNQRGPTADDLAVAQYMPEQDRNAMIQGMVGQLADRLATTGGPPQDWARLISSLAVLGENETALIVLAEAEATFGGDVQAVQILRRAAQEAGLME; translated from the coding sequence ATGACGTTTGGGATTATCATTTTTTGGCTTATTTGTGCCAGCGTTACAGCGCTGGCGATTGCAGCGGTGCTCGTGCCGTTGCGGCGTGACCATGTGGCAGATGCTACGCCCGATTTTGGCGCAGATACCGACATCGACATTTACCGCTACCAACTGGACGAGGTGGACCGCGATCTCGCCCGTGGCGTACTGGAAGTGACTGAGGCTGAACGCACGCGCATCGAAATCTCGCGCCGCCTGCTACATGCCGATGCCAACACCCGCACCGCAACCACGGATGCGCCGCAAATCGCCAACCGCGTCGTGGTGCGTGTGCTCGCCGCCGTGATTGTGCTCGGCGCAGGTGGCATTTACTTGCAGCTTGGTGCCCCCGGTTACGGCGATGTTCCGCGCGCGCAACGCATCGCCGACGGCGAGGAACGCCGCGAAAACCGCCCCTCCCAACAAGACGCCGAAAGCGCCAATCGCGAAACCGATGCGATTTCGCAAGCCGACGTTGGCACCCGCGAAATTCTGCAAGCCTTGCGCGGGACGGCGTTTGAGCGCCCCTATGAAGTGCGGGCCTGGGCCTTCCTCGCGCAGACCGAAGCCAGCATCGGCAACATGCAACGCGCCGCCCGCGCACAAGAAAGAACCATCGCTTTACTGGGGGGAGCCACCGTTAACCCCGACTACGTCCGCTTGCTGGATTTTCTGGTGATCGGCGCGCAGGGCTACGTGTCCCCCGAAGTCGAAGCCATCACCATCAGCCTGCTGCAATCTGACCCCGACAACACTGCTGGACAATATTACGCAGGCCTACTTTATGCGCAAAACGACCGCCCCGACCGGGCATTCAGTTTCTGGCGTAGCGTGGTTGAAGACGGCGAACAGGGCACCTTGTACTGGAATTCCGCCGCCAGCCAAATAGCGGACGTGGCCGCACAGCTTGGCATCGATTACGCCCTGCCCAACCAACGCGGCCCAACGGCAGACGACCTTGCGGTGGCGCAATACATGCCCGAACAAGACCGCAACGCGATGATCCAAGGTATGGTTGGCCAGTTGGCAGATAGACTGGCCACGACCGGTGGACCACCACAAGACTGGGCGCGGCTGATTTCATCGCTGGCCGTCTTGGGCGAAAACGAAACTGCCCTAATCGTGCTGGCAGAGGCCGAAGCAACCTTTGGTGGTGACGTTCAGGCCGTGCAAATTCTACGCCGCGCCGCACAAGAGGCCGGATTGATGGAATGA